From Clavelina lepadiformis chromosome 9, kaClaLepa1.1, whole genome shotgun sequence, the proteins below share one genomic window:
- the LOC143469981 gene encoding mitochondrial-processing peptidase subunit beta-like, with amino-acid sequence MASVSRLLASSVRKGLHQPRTAKNAIVQRFQSTKPATVSVNTPETRVTTLPNGFRVASEDSGLSTCTVGLWIDAGSRYETSANNGTAHFLEHMAFKGTSSRSQLDLELEVENMGAHLNAYTSREQTVYYAKSFSKDLPRAVDILADIIQNSTLGEAEIERERGVILREMEEIEQNQQEVVFDYLHATAYQGTPLGLTILGPSENIKEINREDLLKYIKQHYVPSRMVLAAAGGVDHDKLVGLAKQFFGSSTNTASNSGITIHPSRYTGSDIRHRNDDMPYVHVAMAVEGVGWQHPDTIPLMIANQIIGTWDRSSVNGAHFPNPLVRRMAKEGLCVNFQSFNTLYTDTGLWGIYYVSDNDNVHDCTVRIQDEWMRLCTDLTEFEVSRAKNTLLTNMALMLDGTTPICEDIGRQMLCYGRRIPWPEMAQRILSINATEVRKAMNKYVWDCCPAVASIGPTEALPDYANIRAKMYKVFQ; translated from the exons ATGGCTTCAGTTTCAAGGTTACTTGCGTCGTCGGTCAGAAAAGGCTTGCATCAGCCGAGAACGGCGAAAAAC GCTATCGTGCAACGATTTCAATCAACAAAACCAGCCACTGTTAGTGTGAATACACCGGAAACAAGAGTCACGACACTTCCAAATGGATTCCGAGTTGCATCTGAAGATTCCGGGCTATCAACGTGCACAGTTGGTTTGTGGATTGATGCTGGGAGTCGTTATGAAACCAGCGCCAACAATGGAACCGCTCACTTCTTGGAACATATGGCATTTAAG GGTACATCCAGTCGAAGCCAGCTAGATCTTGAACTTGAGGTTGAAAACATGGGAGCTCATTTAAACGCTTACACGTCCAGGGAGCAGACCGTGTATTATGCCAAGTCGTTCAGTAAAGACCTACCAAGAG CGGTTGATATATTGGCTGACATCATCCAAAATAGTACACTGGGTGAAGCAGAAATTGAACGTGAACGTGGCGTCATACTCCGAGAAATGGAGGAGATTGAACAAAATCAACAG gAAGTGGTATTTGACTATTTGCACGCCACAGCATACCAAGGCACTCCGCTTGGCCTCACCATTCTTGGACCTTCAGAGaacattaaagaaataaaccGGGAAGACCTACTTAAATACATTAAACAACATTATGT tcCATCTCGTATGGTGCTTGCTGCTGCTGGCGGAGTCGACCACGACAAACTTGTTGGTTTGGCAAAACAGTTCTTCGGCTCTTCTACAAATACTGCTTCAAATAGTGGAATAACCATTCATCCCAGCCGGTACACTGGAAGCGAC ATCCGACATAGAAACGACGACATGCCGTACGTCCATGTTGCCATGGCAGTGGAAGGAGTTGGATGGCAGCATCCTGATACCATTCCATTGATGATTGCAAACCAG ATAATAGGAACGTGGGATCGATCGTCAGTTAACGGAGCTCACTTTCCCAACCCACTTGTTCGAAGAATGGCCAAAGAAGGTCTCTGTGTAAACTTCCAGTCCTTCAACACACTGTACACTGATACTGGGCTGTG gGGTATCTATTACGTGTCCGACAACGACAATGTTCATGATTGCACCGTTCGTATTCAGGACGAATG GATGAGGCTGTGCACGGATCTGACGGAATTCGAGGTATCCCGTGCGAAGAACACTCTCCTCACCAACATGGCTCTCATGCTGGACGGCACTACACCAATCTGTGAGGACATCGGAAGGCAAATGCTCTGTTATGGACGCAGAATTCCATGGCCAGAAATGGCTCAGAGGATCCTG aGCATTAATGCTACCGAAGTTAGAAAAGCGATGAACAAGTATGTGTGGGACTGCTGCCCTGCTGTTGCGTCCATTGGTCCAACAGAGGCCCTACCCGACTACGCTAACATCAGAGCCAAGATGTACAAAGTGTTCCAATAA